A stretch of the Ostrea edulis chromosome 9, xbOstEdul1.1, whole genome shotgun sequence genome encodes the following:
- the LOC130050276 gene encoding uncharacterized protein LOC130050276 translates to MLHPRRSAQEVLLCDSCETAPLQSHCERCNINLCTNCVGKHLLDSSRKHRVIPFIERSSTPNYPKCPSHPDKQCELHCEKCDLPVCSTCALFGKHKGHDISDIQKKLSAKTQDLRKDLEELETRIFPRYEEIVSNVQTEKAELETKYGKLTTAADQHGEVLHREITAIVNKRKSDIAEMKTKHLAALNKNTDEITHSITELKQIILNLKAILESNDVSLISTYKSRNAEFRRLPPKVQATLPSLSAQKINTEQLREMFGSLSPLSINTEEQGYIMKSAEAVSSPPVKPLLNEPRVTAAIDTGYEYILYGVSCVSEEQVWTCWSNAIMKLLNLQSKLLTSIQTKSGNKPGDIAVTRDGDLVYTDYSDKTINRVKNKKIQTVITLQGWRPRGVCRTASDDLLVTMISDDNKQSKVVRYSGSTEKQSIQFDDQGRPLYSSARRISENRNLDICVVDWGVDAVVVVNQSGKLRFRYTGHPSNTEQSFDPYGITTDSQSHILTADFRNHRIHILDQDGQFLRYIHCDLEYPLGLCVDIRDNLFVAESGTAKVKKIQYL, encoded by the coding sequence ATGCTGCACCCCCGGCGCAGTGCCCAGGAGGTCCTACTGTGCGACTCCTGTGAAACTGCccccctacagagtcactgtgaacgttgtaatataaatctctgtACTAACTGTGTAGGAAAACATCTCTTGGATTCGTCTAGAAAACACCGCGTCATACCGTTCATAGAGAGAAGTTCTACTCCCAACTACCCAAAATGTCCAAGCCACCCTGACAAACAATGTGAACTTCACTGTGAGAAATGCGACCTTCCCGTCTGTTCTACCTGCGCCTTATTTGGTAAACATAAAGGTCacgatatatcagatattcagaAAAAACTCAGCGCTAAAACACAAGATTTACGAAAAGATTTGGAAGAACTGGAGACCAGAATTTTCCCTCGATATGAAGAAATCGTTTCCAATGTCCAAACTGAGAAAGCCGAGTTAGAAACGAAGTACGGGAAACTGACCACAGCTGCCGACCAACATGGAGAAGTCTTACACCGTGagatcaccgccattgtcaacaaACGGAAATCCGACATTGCggagatgaaaactaaacatctAGCTGCcttaaataaaaacacagatgAAATCACACACAGTATTACTGAACTCAAACAAATCATTCTAAATCTGAAGGCAATATTGGAATCCAATGACGTCTCCCTAATCTCTACCTACAAATCTAGGAATGCCGAGTTCAGGAGATTACCCCCAAAAGTCCAAGCTACATTACCAAGTTTGTCagctcagaaaataaacacagaACAGCTCcgtgaaatgtttggttctctgtcgccattatccattaacacagaagaACAAGGCTACAtaatgaagtcagcagaagctgtatcgtctcctccagtgaAGCCACTGCTTAATGAACCGCGCGTCACCGCCGCCATAGACACTGGATATGAATACATACTATACGGTGTTAGCTGTGTCAGTGAAGAACAAGTCTGGACATGCTGGAGTAACGCAATCATGAAGCtcctcaacctccagagtaaactactgacatcaatacaaaccaagtcagggaacaAACCAggggacatagcagtgacacgggacggagatcttgtttatactgactataGTGATAAGACTATAAACCGGGTCAAGAATAAaaagatacagaccgtgatcacactacaggggtggagacctcGCGGTGTCTGCCGTACCGCCTCTgatgatctcctggttaccatgatcagtgatgataacaaacaatccaaagtcgtgcgttactccggctccacagagaaacaaagcattcagtttgatgatcagggtcgtcctctctattcatctgCTCGTCGCAtcagtgagaacaggaacctggatatctgtgtggttGACTGGGGAGTTgatgcagtagtggtggtcaatcagtcaggaaaactccgatttagatacactggtcatccctctaataccgagCAATCATTTGATCCATACGgtatcactacagacagccagagtcacatcctgacagcagactttagaaatcaccgtatccacatcctagatcaggacggacagttcctccgttacattcactgtgatttagaGTATCCAttaggtttatgtgtggacatcagagacaacctctttgtggctgagagtggcactgctaaagtgaagaaaatccaatatctataa